In Aphelocoma coerulescens isolate FSJ_1873_10779 chromosome 23, UR_Acoe_1.0, whole genome shotgun sequence, a genomic segment contains:
- the DNAJC8 gene encoding dnaJ homolog subfamily C member 8, which produces MAAAAGPGAGAAEDAFLTFYNEVKQIEKRDSVLTSKNQIDRLTRPGSSYFNLNPFEVLQMDPEATDEEIKKRFRQLSILVHPDKNQDDADRAQKAFEAVDKAYKLLLDQEQKKRALDVIQAGKEYVEHTVKEKKKQLKKDGKPPTVEEDDPEVFKQAVYKQTMKLFAELEIKRKEREAKEMHERKRQREEEIEAQEKAKREREWQKNFEESRDGRVDSWRNFQANTKGKKEKKNRTFLRPPKVKMEQRE; this is translated from the exons GTAAAGCAAATTGAAAAACGAGACTCTGTTTTAACATCAAAAAACCAAATTGACCGGCTGACCCGACCTGGCTCCTCGTATTTCAACTTGAATCCTTTTGAG GTGCTGCAGATGGATCCTGAAGCCACAGAtgaagagataaagaaaagaTTCCGACAG CTGTCAATATTGGTGCACCCAGACAAAAACCAAGATGATGCAGATAGAGCCCAGAAAGCATTTGAAG CTGTAGATAAAGCTTACAAGCTGCTGCTAGATCAGGAGCAAAAGAAGAGAGCCTTGGATGTGATACAGGCAGGAAAAGAATATGTGGAACACACT gtgaaagaaaaaaagaagcagctgaAGAAGGATGGAAAACCTCCCACTGTAGAGGAGGATGATCCTGAAGTT TTCAAACAAGCTGTATACAAACAGACAATGAAGCTCTTTGCTGAACTGGAAattaagaggaaagaaagagaagcaaaagaaaTGCATGAAAG GAAGCggcagagggaagaggaaatTGAAGCGCAAGAGAAAGCCAAACGAGAACGAGAATGGCAGAAGAACTTTGAG GAAAGTCGGGATGGTCGTGTAGACAGCTGGAGAAATTTTCAGGCAAATAcaaaggggaagaaagaaaagaaaaacaggaccTTCCTGAGACCTCCCAAAGTAAAAATGGAGCAGCGTGAATGA